The Bremerella cremea sequence GTGTGTTTTCATTGCTTTTTTTACGATTTACCCGTCAACAGCGGTGCACAGGAAATGCAAATTAGCATACCTTATCGCTCTGAACATCGCCTTTAACGACCACGTGCTCCGCTTAACAACTTTTGGTAATTTTTTTACCATCTAAAGCTGCTAGCAGAGCCCTTTTCCGTCGCCAAGTCTTGTGATCAAAGCGACCTACGCCTGAGAAAGTCATGGACCGGTTTCTATTTCCCCGCTGGGTTAATAAGTTCGTTCCGCTGCTGATCGGCGTGCTCCTAATAGGAGGCGCGTACGGTGGGACAGTGCTCTTTGTAGCCAGTTCCCCCGAGATCCTGAACCGCGGCTATCAACCAAAGCAACCTGTGCCGTTCAGCCACAAGCTGCACGCAGGTCGCTTGAAAATGGACTGCCGCTATTGCCACAACACCGTTGAAAAAGCGGCGCACGCAGCCGTTCCACCAACGGCAACTTGCGGTAACTGCCATAGCGGTAAAGACGCCTCTGGGGTGACACCTTACGCGTCGGTCTTACCAGAGAGTGTTGCCTTAGAACCCATTCGCGAAAGCCTCGCTTCCGGCGATTCCATTGACTGGCAACGCGTTCACAATCTGCCAGACTTTGTTTACTTCAATCACAGTGCTCACGTCACACGTGGTGTTTCCTGCGTGGAATGCCATGGCCGTGTCGATCGTATGGACGTTGTAACCGTGGTCGAGCCTATCTCGATGACTTGGTGCCTAGAGTGCCATCGTAATCCTGATGCCAAGATTCGACCGGTCGAAGAGGTCACCAACCTCGCCTGGGATGCTGGCGAAGAGGCTGCCCTAATCGGTAAAAAACTCCGCGAAGAGCTGAACATTAATCCTTCCACCAACTGCTCGACTTGCCATCGATGACACAACAGAATCAAAAACCGAAATATTGGCGTAGCCTGGAACAGCTCAACAACTCGCCCGAGTTCGAGCAGTTCCTCAAACGCGAATTTCCGGAAGCAGCCGAAGAAGCGCCGACCGGTGTCTCTCGTCGTCGCTGGATGCAGTTGATGGGAGCCTCGCTGGCCCTCACCACCGGTGCCGCTGGCTGTCGCTATCCGGAAGAGCAAGTCATTGGCTTTCGCTATCCGGAAGAGAAGATCGCACCTTTTTCGCGTCGCCCAGAAGGCCGTATCCCTGGGGCTACCGAAAAATTCGCGACTACTTTGGTAGCGGCCGGCAAGGTCTGCCCTGTCGTCGCCACCAGCTACGATGGCCGCCCCATCAAGATCGATGGCAATCAACTTCACCCGTTGGTTTCCGGGGCCGATACGTACGCTCAGGCCATGATCCTGCAACTGTACGATCCCGATCGCAGCCAAACCCCCGTCAAATACGACGAAAAAGAGATTAAGACGTGGGAGAACTTCACGGACTGGTGGAATGAACAAGCCAAGTCGCTAGAAGGTGCTGGCTCGTCCAAGTTCGCAATTCTGCATCAAGAGAACGCTTCTCCCAGCGTCCTTGAGCAAATGAACCAACTAGCCAAGCGTTTCCCGCAAGCCAAGTGGTATCAGTACGACTCGCTTGCCAATGGTGAAACGTTGGCTACGGAAGTCGCCTTTGGTAAAGCTCTGCGTCCTCAGCTACGCATCGAAAAGGCCGATATCCTTGTCGACCTGGGCGCCGACCTGCTTGGCACTCATATTACCCACGGTTACAACAGCTTGGAATTTGGCAAGCGACGCACGCCAGAAACCGGCAAGATGAACCGCTTGTACGTGATCGAAAGCCGCTTCTCGGTTACCGGGATCGCTGCTGATCACCGCCTGGCTGTTGCTGCAACGCAGATGAACAGCTTCGTCGCTGATCTAGAACAGGCTATTGATGCCGCCCTAGAAAACGGCGAAACCAAAGAAGCTCCGGAAGGCAAAGTCGAGAAGCTGTTGGCCGCTCTGGTTAACGACCTCATTAGCCATAAAGGAAAGAGCATGCTCGTCGGTGGTACCTACCTCGACGATGACACGCTCGTCCGCATCTGGCGAATCAACAATAAGCTCGAAAATTTGGGTAAGACGATCGAGTTTATCGACGTGCCCAAACTAAGCCGTGACAATGTTGGCACCATCGAGCAACTTACCGCTGATCTTTCTGCTGGCAACGTAGGTACTTTGCTCGTGCTGGGCGGAAACCCCATTTACGATGCCCCAGCAGATCTTGATTTCGCTTTGGCCTTGGATACCTCGAAAGCCAAGACGATTTATTTTGGCGACTACCAGAACGAGACTTCCAAGCGGTGCACTTGGCACTTGCCGGAATCGCATGGTTTAGAACAGTGGGGGGATGCGATCGCTTACGATGGCAGTTACTGTCTCACCCAACCGTTGATTGAACCGATCTTTAATTCAAAAGACGCGATTCAGTTTATCAGCCTTCTGGCAGGCTCTCCGGTAACCGATACGCAGGAAGCGATTCGCCACACGATTTCTGGTTCCTATGCCAGCAACACCTCGGAAGCTGCTTGGACAAAAGCCCTTCACGATGGTTTCATCGCCAACTCGGCAAGCTCCCCGGTAGAGGCCACCTTCGCCGAAAGTTTAAACCTCGGTGAAGTCGATTTCACCGCATGGCGAGCTGGTTTAGGCGACAAGCTGGAATTGATGTTCCATGCCGGGTCAGCTCCCTACGATGGTCGCTATGCCAACAACGGCTGGCTGCAAGAGTTGCCGGAACCGTTGACCAAGGTGACTTGGGACAACGTGGTCACCGTCAGCCGCAAGACGGCAGAGGACAACAACTTAAAACAAGGCGAACTGCTGGCGATTACCGCTAACGGGAAAACGATTGAACTGCCGGTTTATATCCAGCTCAATCAATCGCATGGCACCCTCGCAGTTGGCCTCGGCTACGGTCGTACCCAAGCAGGTATGGTCGGCGGTAAAGTCGAAGACGGCATTCCAACCGTTGGTGTCGACGTGGGGCCGCTTCGCACCCAAGAGTCGATGTACCTGACCAATGCGGTCACCATCCAGGGGACCGGCAAGATGTTCCCTCTGGCGACCACGCAAGATCACTTCTCGATCGACACGCTCGGTATGGAAGAGATTGGTCGTCGCGTTGGTCAATTGGTCCGCGAGGGGACGCTGGAAGAATACGAAGAGCATCCCAACTTCGCTGAGCATGTCGTCCACCACCCACCACTCGAATCGCTGTGGGAGACCCCTTCTTACGATGGTCACGCTTGGGGTATGTCGATCGACCTCTCGAAGTGTACCGGCTGCAACGCGTGTACGATTGCTTGCCAGTCGGAAAACAATATCCCCATCGTGGGCAAAGAAGCTGTCTCCGTTGGCCGCGAAATGCACTGGATTCGCGTCGATCGCTACTTCAGCTTCGCCCCTGGTGTCGATCCGGAAACGACTCCTGAAGAAGACGTTCATTCGGTAACCCAACCGGTTACCTGCATGCAGTGCGAAACCGCACCGTGCGAAAGCGTCTGCCCGGTTGCCGCCACCGTTCATAGCAACGAAGGGCTCAACGACATGGTTTACAACCGCTGTATCGGAACTCGATACTGCGGGAACAACTGCCCTTACAAAGTTCGCCGCTTCAACTATCTCGATTGGCGTGCCAGCGATTACCGCTTTGAAACAGCCAATCGCGAACTTGCGAAGTTGATCTTCAATCCGGAAGTCACGGTTCGCAATCGTGGTGTGATGGAGAAATGCACCTACTGTGTGCAGCGTATCCAAAACACCAAGATCGAAGCCCGGGCCGAGCGTCGCCCGATCGGTGCCAATGAGATTCAAACCGCATGCCAGGAAGCTTGTTCTTCCCAGGCCATTGAATTTGGTGACTTGAACAACCAAGAAAGTAAAGTCGCCAAGGCACACGCCAATCCTCGTGCTTATGCCATGTTGGTCGAGCTCAACACGAAGCCTCGCACCCGCTACTTGGCAAAAATTCGTAATCCTCATCCCTGGCTGGCCCCTGAAATTGAACATGGGCATGGTCATGGTGATGAGGAACATGGCCACGAGCATGGCGAAGACGAACACGCTCATCCGACGAGCGAGCACACTGACGGCGAGAAGGCCGCAGAGCACCCAATGGAAAAGGCGGAAGAGAAGCAATAAGCTTCTTTTCCCAACCACCGCCCCTAGCAAATCCATTAGCCTGAGTTTCAATACCAAGAGCACGAATGGCCACCGTAAACGAAGTCATTGACACCACCATCGACGATCCGGGCAACCGGACCCCGCTCGTGATTGGCGGACACAACTACGGCTCGATTACAGAGCTGGTCTGCCGCATCAACGAATCGAAAACGCCCATCGCGTGGTACATTGCCTTCGCGGTGTCCCTGATGACCCTGGGCATGTTTGGCAGTTTGATCGGCTACCTTGTATTCACCGGGGTTGGTGTTTGGGGTAACAACAATCCGGTCTACTGGGGTTTCCCGATTGTCAACTTTGTGTTCTGGGTCGGTATCGGTCACGCTGGAACGCTTATTTCCGCGATCTTGTTTATCTTCCGTCAGAACTGGCGAACGAGTATTAACCGTTTCGCAGAAGCTATGACGATCTTCGCGGTTGCTTGTGCTGGGGTTTTTCCGGCTGTGCATATCGGTCGTGTCTGGGTTTTCTACTGGCTCTTCCCGATCCCAAGTTTACAGCTATCGATGTGGCCGCAGTTCCGCAGCCCCTTGCTATGGGACGTGTTCGCCGTTTCAACCTATGCCACGGTTTCGGTGATCTTCTGGTACACCGGGATGATTCCTGACTTGGCTACCCTGCGAGATCGCACGAAGAACCCGATTCTACGCATCGTTTACTCCGTTCTCTCGCTTGGCTGGACTGGCTCAGCTCGCAAGTGGTCCCGTTACGAAAAAGCCTACACATTGTTTGCCGCCTTGGCCGCTCCCTTGGTGCTTTCTGTGCATACCATCGTTAGTTTCGACTTCGCCGTTTCGCAGTTGCCTGGCTGGCATACCACGATTTTCCCACCCTACTTCGTCGCTGGAGCGGTGTTTAGCGGGTTCGGTATGGTGCTTACCCTGATGGTCCCAGCTCGTCAGATCTTTGGTCTGCACGACGTGGTGACCAAACGCCATCTCGAGAATGTGTGTAAGATCTTACTGGCGACCGGCTCGATGGTTGGTTACGCCTATGCAATGGAATTCTTCATTGCCTGGTACGGCGGTAACCTGACGGAGCAGTTCGCCTTTGTGAACCGTGCTTTTGGTCTCACACCGTGGGCGTACTGGGTGATGGTTTCCTGCAATGTGATTAGCCCCCAGCTGTTCTGGTTTAAGTTTTGCCGAACCACCCCTTGGATCATGTTCGTGATCAGTATCTTC is a genomic window containing:
- a CDS encoding cytochrome c3 family protein; protein product: MDRFLFPRWVNKFVPLLIGVLLIGGAYGGTVLFVASSPEILNRGYQPKQPVPFSHKLHAGRLKMDCRYCHNTVEKAAHAAVPPTATCGNCHSGKDASGVTPYASVLPESVALEPIRESLASGDSIDWQRVHNLPDFVYFNHSAHVTRGVSCVECHGRVDRMDVVTVVEPISMTWCLECHRNPDAKIRPVEEVTNLAWDAGEEAALIGKKLREELNINPSTNCSTCHR
- a CDS encoding TAT-variant-translocated molybdopterin oxidoreductase, which codes for MTQQNQKPKYWRSLEQLNNSPEFEQFLKREFPEAAEEAPTGVSRRRWMQLMGASLALTTGAAGCRYPEEQVIGFRYPEEKIAPFSRRPEGRIPGATEKFATTLVAAGKVCPVVATSYDGRPIKIDGNQLHPLVSGADTYAQAMILQLYDPDRSQTPVKYDEKEIKTWENFTDWWNEQAKSLEGAGSSKFAILHQENASPSVLEQMNQLAKRFPQAKWYQYDSLANGETLATEVAFGKALRPQLRIEKADILVDLGADLLGTHITHGYNSLEFGKRRTPETGKMNRLYVIESRFSVTGIAADHRLAVAATQMNSFVADLEQAIDAALENGETKEAPEGKVEKLLAALVNDLISHKGKSMLVGGTYLDDDTLVRIWRINNKLENLGKTIEFIDVPKLSRDNVGTIEQLTADLSAGNVGTLLVLGGNPIYDAPADLDFALALDTSKAKTIYFGDYQNETSKRCTWHLPESHGLEQWGDAIAYDGSYCLTQPLIEPIFNSKDAIQFISLLAGSPVTDTQEAIRHTISGSYASNTSEAAWTKALHDGFIANSASSPVEATFAESLNLGEVDFTAWRAGLGDKLELMFHAGSAPYDGRYANNGWLQELPEPLTKVTWDNVVTVSRKTAEDNNLKQGELLAITANGKTIELPVYIQLNQSHGTLAVGLGYGRTQAGMVGGKVEDGIPTVGVDVGPLRTQESMYLTNAVTIQGTGKMFPLATTQDHFSIDTLGMEEIGRRVGQLVREGTLEEYEEHPNFAEHVVHHPPLESLWETPSYDGHAWGMSIDLSKCTGCNACTIACQSENNIPIVGKEAVSVGREMHWIRVDRYFSFAPGVDPETTPEEDVHSVTQPVTCMQCETAPCESVCPVAATVHSNEGLNDMVYNRCIGTRYCGNNCPYKVRRFNYLDWRASDYRFETANRELAKLIFNPEVTVRNRGVMEKCTYCVQRIQNTKIEARAERRPIGANEIQTACQEACSSQAIEFGDLNNQESKVAKAHANPRAYAMLVELNTKPRTRYLAKIRNPHPWLAPEIEHGHGHGDEEHGHEHGEDEHAHPTSEHTDGEKAAEHPMEKAEEKQ
- the nrfD gene encoding NrfD/PsrC family molybdoenzyme membrane anchor subunit, translated to MATVNEVIDTTIDDPGNRTPLVIGGHNYGSITELVCRINESKTPIAWYIAFAVSLMTLGMFGSLIGYLVFTGVGVWGNNNPVYWGFPIVNFVFWVGIGHAGTLISAILFIFRQNWRTSINRFAEAMTIFAVACAGVFPAVHIGRVWVFYWLFPIPSLQLSMWPQFRSPLLWDVFAVSTYATVSVIFWYTGMIPDLATLRDRTKNPILRIVYSVLSLGWTGSARKWSRYEKAYTLFAALAAPLVLSVHTIVSFDFAVSQLPGWHTTIFPPYFVAGAVFSGFGMVLTLMVPARQIFGLHDVVTKRHLENVCKILLATGSMVGYAYAMEFFIAWYGGNLTEQFAFVNRAFGLTPWAYWVMVSCNVISPQLFWFKFCRTTPWIMFVISIFVNIGMWFERFVITVTSLQRDFLPSSWGEFVPTWVDYGMLIGSFGLFFTLFLLFVRFGPIVAMAEVKSVMAHPHHDVHDIPQGDYHDDEVDH